One stretch of Pandoraea oxalativorans DNA includes these proteins:
- a CDS encoding DoxX family protein, with protein MQSTRDDLGKLILRLTLGILLLFHGVSKVINGVGFIEGMITSHGLPAFLAYGAYLGEVLAPVLLILGVLTRLGGLLVVGNMLVAFSLVHLSQLGDLAKTGGWALELQGFYLFTGLCVILFGAGRYSVSGGRGAWD; from the coding sequence ATGCAGAGCACCAGAGACGATCTCGGCAAACTGATCTTGCGCCTCACCCTCGGCATCCTGCTGCTGTTTCACGGCGTCAGCAAAGTCATCAACGGCGTCGGTTTTATCGAGGGCATGATCACATCGCACGGTCTGCCAGCGTTTCTCGCCTATGGCGCATATCTGGGTGAAGTCCTTGCCCCGGTCCTGCTGATTCTCGGCGTGCTCACCCGCCTGGGCGGTCTGCTCGTGGTGGGCAACATGCTCGTCGCCTTCTCGCTGGTGCATCTGAGCCAACTGGGCGATCTGGCGAAGACTGGCGGCTGGGCGCTGGAATTGCAGGGCTTCTATCTGTTCACGGGCCTGTGCGTGATCCTCTTCGGCGCTGGCCGTTACAGCGTGTCGGGCGGTCGCGGCGCCTGGGACTGA
- a CDS encoding PaaI family thioesterase, with protein sequence MELVQAQKMLEELVSPWVRQLNLQIEAVGPDESELRLPFDAAFKHGGGVICGQVFMAVADTAMVVALSAALGGFQPMTTVTLNTQFMRPVTDGDLRVIARILRRGKNLVFGEIEIFDASGKMAVHATTTYAML encoded by the coding sequence ATGGAGCTGGTGCAAGCGCAAAAGATGCTCGAAGAACTCGTCTCGCCGTGGGTGCGGCAACTGAATCTGCAAATCGAAGCCGTCGGCCCCGACGAAAGCGAGCTACGGTTGCCGTTCGATGCCGCGTTCAAGCACGGTGGCGGCGTGATCTGCGGACAGGTGTTCATGGCGGTGGCCGATACCGCGATGGTCGTGGCGTTGTCCGCCGCGCTCGGTGGCTTCCAGCCGATGACGACGGTGACGCTCAACACGCAGTTCATGCGCCCCGTCACGGACGGCGATCTGCGTGTGATCGCGCGGATTCTGCGTCGTGGCAAGAATCTGGTGTTCGGCGAGATCGAGATTTTCGACGCGTCCGGCAAGATGGCCGTGCACGCAACGACGACCTACGCGATGCTGTGA
- a CDS encoding patatin-like phospholipase family protein, whose product MFDQIVFAGGGNRCWWQAGFWERVSRDVPLRPRVITGISAGAATACMLHMRASDWVMDYYRQALAGNRKNAYWGNLLRRERVFPHYRIYRQALLDIYDGQLDKLAAGPEIRVGVSHIPRWLGPRSATAAGLVAYNIDKHWRRTLHPTLARSLGFRPEFVRAQDCRTTEELADLMLQSSCTPPFTPILRRGGRAVLDGGMVDNVPVDALDVTPGQVLVMVTRRYPRPQIFTQHHGGQDRLYVQPSEPVPISSWDYTRPENMAPAFALGRKDGETFLRHLASMQR is encoded by the coding sequence ATGTTCGATCAGATCGTCTTTGCCGGTGGCGGCAACCGCTGCTGGTGGCAGGCCGGATTCTGGGAGCGCGTCTCGCGCGACGTGCCGCTGCGCCCGCGTGTCATCACCGGCATTTCGGCCGGTGCGGCCACGGCGTGCATGCTGCATATGCGAGCGTCGGACTGGGTGATGGATTACTACCGGCAGGCGCTCGCGGGCAATCGCAAGAACGCCTATTGGGGCAACCTGCTGCGACGCGAGCGGGTGTTCCCGCATTACCGCATCTATCGTCAGGCATTGCTCGACATTTACGACGGTCAACTCGACAAGCTTGCCGCCGGACCGGAGATTCGCGTGGGCGTGTCGCACATCCCTCGCTGGCTGGGACCGCGCAGTGCGACGGCAGCCGGACTCGTGGCGTACAACATCGACAAGCACTGGCGGCGCACGCTGCATCCGACGCTCGCCCGCAGCCTCGGTTTCCGTCCGGAATTCGTGCGGGCGCAGGACTGCCGCACCACGGAGGAACTGGCGGATCTGATGCTGCAATCGTCGTGCACGCCGCCGTTTACGCCGATTCTGCGACGTGGCGGGCGGGCGGTACTCGATGGGGGCATGGTCGATAACGTCCCCGTCGATGCACTCGATGTCACGCCCGGGCAAGTGCTGGTGATGGTGACGCGGCGCTATCCGCGTCCGCAAATCTTTACGCAGCATCACGGCGGGCAGGACCGGCTGTACGTGCAGCCGTCCGAGCCGGTGCCGATTTCAAGCTGGGATTACACGCGCCCCGAGAACATGGCGCCGGCATTCGCGCTCGGCCGCAAGGACGGTGAGACCTTCCTGCGGCATCTCGCGTCGATGCAACGGTGA
- a CDS encoding D-2-hydroxyacid dehydrogenase family protein, protein MKIAILDDYQDAVRKLDSFSLLAGHDVKVFNNTVKGVGQLAARVGEAEVLVLIRERTAITAQLIDKLPRLRVISQTGRAGNHIDVDACTARGVAVLEGVGSPIAPAELTWALIMAAQRRIPQYVSSLKHGAWQQSGLKSSSMPPNFGMGQVLRGQTLGLWGYGKIGRLVAGYGKAFGMEVMVWGREGSREAAAADGLRVANSKEELFTQSDVLSLHLRLNDETRHVVKLEDLLQMKPTALFVNTSRAELVEENALITALNRARPGMAAIDVFESEPILQGNPLLRLENCVCTPHIGYVERESYELYFRVAFENIVNFLNGDRSHVANPAALLGFGR, encoded by the coding sequence ATGAAAATTGCCATTCTCGACGACTACCAGGACGCCGTCCGCAAGCTCGATTCCTTCTCCCTTCTGGCCGGCCATGACGTCAAGGTCTTCAACAACACGGTAAAAGGCGTCGGGCAGCTTGCGGCCCGGGTCGGAGAAGCCGAGGTGCTCGTTCTGATTCGCGAGCGTACCGCCATCACGGCGCAACTCATCGACAAGCTGCCTCGCCTGCGTGTCATCAGTCAGACCGGTCGCGCCGGCAATCACATCGACGTCGACGCCTGCACCGCACGCGGCGTGGCCGTGCTCGAGGGCGTCGGTTCCCCTATCGCACCCGCCGAACTCACCTGGGCGCTGATCATGGCTGCCCAACGCCGCATTCCCCAGTACGTGTCCAGCCTCAAGCATGGCGCTTGGCAGCAGTCGGGCCTGAAGTCCTCGAGCATGCCGCCGAATTTCGGAATGGGTCAGGTGCTGCGCGGCCAGACGCTCGGCCTGTGGGGCTACGGCAAGATCGGTCGCCTCGTCGCCGGTTACGGCAAGGCGTTCGGGATGGAAGTGATGGTGTGGGGACGCGAAGGGTCGCGTGAAGCGGCGGCCGCCGACGGTCTGCGTGTGGCGAACAGCAAGGAAGAGCTCTTCACGCAAAGCGATGTGCTCTCGCTTCACCTGCGTCTGAACGACGAGACGCGTCATGTCGTGAAACTGGAAGACCTCTTGCAGATGAAGCCGACGGCGTTGTTCGTGAACACGAGCCGCGCCGAACTGGTGGAAGAGAACGCCCTCATCACCGCGCTGAACCGCGCACGCCCCGGCATGGCCGCCATCGACGTCTTCGAGAGCGAGCCAATTCTGCAAGGCAATCCGCTGCTGCGTCTGGAGAACTGCGTGTGCACGCCGCACATCGGCTACGTCGAGCGCGAGAGCTACGAGTTGTACTTCCGCGTCGCGTTCGAGAATATCGTCAACTTCCTGAACGGCGATCGTTCGCACGTCGCGAATCCGGCAGCTCTGCTCGGCTTCGGACGTTAA